In the Endozoicomonas sp. SCSIO W0465 genome, AGAAGCGGCCAGTATTCTTCGTTTCCAACAGCTTTACAGTGCCAATGCCCGAGTGATATCTGTGGCGCGTACAACCTTTGATGCCTTGCTGGCAATGTTCTGAACGAACTCTGCTCTTTAAAAAGCATTGACGGGGAAAAGCATTCCAGGGAGAAGGAAGCATGAGGATAAGTACGGGTAATTTCAATAGAGTGATGCTTCAGGTCATGCAGCAAACTATGACTGACCTGGCAAAAACTTCAGATCAGCTGTCAACCGGTAAACGAATTCTTCAGCCTTCAGATGATGCCATTGATACCGTAAAGATTTTACATCTTAATAATGAACTGACGGCTATTGGTCAATTTGAAAATAATATCAGTTCCGTTACTGGCTGGCTTCAGCAGCAGGACGCACTTTACAGTGGAATGAATGATTTGCTGCTCAGAGCAAGAGATTTGCTGCTACAAGCGTCCAATGGTACACAGAGTAATGCTGACCTCAAGTCATTTGCCACAGAGCTAGGCTCTTTGAATGAATCGCTGCTCAGTCTTGCCAATTATCAGACGGCAGATGGTCAGTATCTGTTTTCTGGTACGACGACAAACCAGCAACCGGTGGTTCAATCCGTTGGCGATTATGCCTACAACGGCAATAACCAGTATCGTCAGGTCGCCATCAGTGGCTCTGCACAGGTTCAGATTACTCAGCCCGGCAACGAACTGTTCTTTGATAACTCTGCTACCCCGCCCCTGGACAGTATTTTTGATGCGTTAACGACCGCAGTGTCTGAACTGAATAATCCAGTCAATCTGCCAACGGTTCTTGCCGATACCATTGTCTGGGTTGATGCAACCATGGAGCGCATTGGCAGCGCACAAACTCGCAGTGGCAGTGACCTGAACCTGGTGGATCGGGTTTCAGAAAGTCACGCGGATATTCGCCTTTTTGCCGAACAGTTGAAATCAGGCATTGAAAATATTGATATGGTTGAAGCGACAACCCGGTTAAATCAGCAGCAGTTGATTCTGTCTGCCAGCCAGCAGGTATATGCCAGCATCAAGCGGCTATCTCTGTTCAACTACTTTGCCTGATAGCCTTCGGTAAACCGGATTTGATCCAAAGGTCATAATCCCCGGTAATTTAAGATTTTCAATACTCTTGCCGATGTTTGTACAGAACGTTTTCGGGAGAGTGCAGTTATGTCCAGCATAAAAGGCCCAGGTGGAAAAAAGGCGGGAGCAGTCAATAGCTCAAAGGTTCGTGTAGAAAAAAGTGCCGCTGTAGACCGTTCTCCCCGGGTAGCCGAAGACCGTTTAAATGTAAGCGCCTCGGCCCAGCAAATTGATGAGCTTTTCCAGCAGCTGGCTGACTTGGATGATGTCAATGCAGCCAGAATCAGAAGTGTTCGCGAGTCAATTAAAAAGGGCAACTTTCCCATTGATTATCAGCGGCTCGCTGACAAAATTCTGGAACTTTCTGATGAACTCAACTCAGAGAATGACGACTGATTCAAAAAGTGCTGGTGATGCCTCAGCCCTCCAACCATCCGGTGTTGATAGTGGATTAGAAGACCTTTGTCAGAAAATGCTGGGTAATATTCAGGATGCCCTGGCGCTGTCGAGAAAGCTGGAGCGAGTTCTGGAGTCAGTTCATCAGAAAATGCTGGAACGTAATATTACGGCCCTTGAACACTCTCTGGAAACGCAGGTTCAACTGCTGAATATGCTGCAAATGAACGGGGCTCTTCGGGAGCACTATCTTAAGCACTTTGGCCTCAGTCCCGATCAGCAGGGAATGTCACATTTCTTTTTGCTGGTGAATCGGCAACAGCCAAATACGACAACCGTTAACGGAACGACACTGGATAAATACTGGAACCAATTAGAGGGATCAGCGAACCGTTGTCAGCAGATCAACAGTGCTAATGGACGATTGCTGGCCAGGTTGTCGGCAAGTACGCGAAAAATCATTGCGTTAACTTTTTCTGAGCAGACAGCCGCTACTTATGATCAGAATGGCCTGACCGTTAATTCAATGGCTGAATAATGAAGCATATCTTACATGGGATTGTGTTAAGCCTGTTGTTTCAGGCTTTTTTTATTCTCGCGGATGATGTGTATCCTCATGATCTTTCTGATACCCGGTGGCATCATTCCGGTAATCGCTTCTTCTGTTCGCTGAAAAACCGCGTACACGGTTTGGGTGATGTCAGTTTGACCGCTGAAGCAGGCGACAGGGAAACGCTTTCTATCGTCCCTGACCCATTCTCGGATAATGACAGGCACGTCACTGTTTCACTGGCATCGTCACCCTGGCAGGCGGTGACGGAAGACAGGGTTGTTGCCCATGCCCAACTTTATGAGGGTGACCCGCTTAGCATTCATCTCAATACATTGACCCTGATGAAAGCTTTCCAGCAGGGAAAACAGTTGAAATTGCAGATTACAACTGAGACCAGCAAAGATGTGGTTATTCAGGTTACTCCGCTGGAGGTTCAGCCGGTTGCTGAGCAGTTTTATCGCTGTATGGATGATTTACTTTTTCTCAGCTTTGAGGAGGCTGAGCATAATACTCTCTACTACTCATCGGGGAAGTTGCGCCTGGATTCCGGGCAGCGTGAACTGCTCACACATATTGCCGACTATGTTATGGCCGACCCGTCTGTTCAGCAAATAACCATTGATGCGCATACGGACTCTTATGGCCCTGAACTGGCTAACCGGGCGTTGTCTAAAAAAAGAAGTGAGACGGTTGCCGCAAGCCTGAAGCAGATGGGTGTTTCCGGGGATAAGATCTTAATGCGCTTTCATGGCGAGCGATATCCTGTGGCAGATAACCGGACAAAAGCCGGTCGTGATAAAAACAGGCGTGTCGAGATTTGGTTAAAGCGATAAATCATAACGACAACCTTCCTAAACTCTGTCAATACTCCGTCGATATCCTAAATATTCTGGAATCGTAGTTTATTCATGGGCCTTTTGAGCCTGATTCCAGATGCTATTGCGAAATGTGCAAGGGAATGCAAATGGATATCAAAGGATTACCCTCTGATGTTATCAGTCCTGTGCTGGCTGAGCGCACATCGTCAGCTCTACCTTCAGGGCATGCCTCCGGCAGTGAGCTACCGGAATTCTCACATGTGTTGAAAACTGCCATGGATAAAGTCAATGAACTGCAACAGACCGCCTCTGCGAAAATGCATGAGGTGGATACCGGTGCGTCCCAGGATCTTCTTGGAACCATGATTTCTACCCAAAAGGCCAGTATCTCTTTTCAGGCACTGCTACAGGTCAGAAACAAGGCAGTAGCAGCCTATGAAGAAATCATGCGTATGCAAATTTAATCTTTAGGTAAAGGCAGAATAAGCCATGGCAGAAACGGTAGCTGATAGCCCACCGGAGGCCTCTGGTCAGGAAGAGCAAGTCAAAGCATCCTGGCAGGTATATCTGGAGAGGGCACGATCATTTATTCAGGATAATCGTGGCTATCAAACCATCATGATGGTCATGCTGGCCGCTGGTATAGCGTTGCTGGTGGTGTTCTGGCTCTGGTCTCAGTCTGCGGATTACCAACCGCTATACGGTAATCAGGAATTATACGATGTCGCCAGCATTGTTGAAGTCCTCGACCGGGAAGGTATGGAATATAAGCTTCACCCGGAGTCTGGCCAGGTATTGGTCGATGCCGGCCGACTCAGTGAAGCCAGAATGAAGCTTTCCGTTGCGGGCGTTCAGGCAAGGTCCCCTGAAGGCCTTGATGCGTTGAATCAACAGGAGCTTGGCACCAGCCAGTTTGTTGAGGGGGTTCGATTCCTCAGAGGGCTGGAGGGTGAACTTGCCCAAACCATTATCAGTCTGAAACCGGTCAAAAACGCACGGATTCACCTGGCCATTCCCAAGAGAAGCAGCTTTATCCGGCGTCAGGAAAAACCATCGGCATCTGTTTTTGTAAGTCTTTATGCGGGTTACCGGCTGAGCTCTGAACAGATAGAAGGCATTATCAATCTGGTCGCTACCAGTGTCGCCAATATGAATAGAGAGGATGTGTCGGTCATTGATCAAAGTGGCAAGCTGCTCTCTTCAGAGGTTCTGCTGAATAACAGTGCTCTGGGAGAGGTCTCAAGGCAGTTTGATTTCAAGCAACAGGTGGAATCCCGTTACCAGGAAAGAATCAGTCATTTGCTGGAGCCACTGGTAGGCCCGGGAAATTATCGGGCCCAGGTAACGGCCAGCGTTGACTTTGAAAAAGTTATTCAGACCGTTGAACAGTTTGACCCCGGTACCGCCGTGTTGCGCAGCGAGCAGGGTAAAGAGCGGATCAATACCGGTGGTCAGGCAAGAGGTGTTCCCGGTACGTTGAGTAATCAGCCGCCGGAAGAGACCGGCCCTGAGGGTGATACTGAAACCAGTACCCAGTCTGAGTTTGTGCGTAATTATGAGGTCGACAAGGTGGTACGACAGGTTTCCAATCAGCAGGGTCGGATCGACAAGCTCAGTATAGCGGTGGTTTTTAACGAGAAGCCCGATCAGGCGCTGGGAACGGTGAGTTGGGATCAGGCCAGACTGGAGAGTATCCGTCAGTTGATCATTGATGCCACCGGTCTGGATCAGGCAAGAGGTGATCAGATCAGTATTCACACGGCACCGTTTGTGCCTGTGGCAAGTGTTGCTCCGGAGCCCCTTGCCTGGTGGCAGCAACCTCAGGCGTTGTACTACGTCAAATATGGTAGCGGCACGTTACTGGCGGTTATGGTGCTGATGTTTCTTATTCGTCCATTAATGAAGCAGCTGACCGTTAATCTGGAGCCTCCTAAAGAGTCTTTACCGGCACTGGTTGAAGGTGGTGCACAGGACAGTCAGGAAGGAGAAGAAAATGAGCGCCGTATTCTGTTTGACGAAACGTTCAATTTGCTCCCTCCTGAACTGGCAGACTTTGAAACCCAGATAACTCATATGAGAAAACTGTCGACCAAGCAGCCTGAGCGGGTTGCCCAGGTCATTAAATTATGGATGAGCAGCTATGACTGATTCGACAGCACTGGCTTTACGACAGCCGACGACCAGAGATATTGCTATTTTACTGCTGAGCCTGGGTGAGAAAGGTGCAGCCAAGGTAATGGGGCATCTCAGCCAGAGAGAGGTTCGCCAGATCAGTGCTTCAATGGCCGCCATGGCACCACTGAAACGTGACCAGGTGCAGGAAGTTCTGGAACTTTTCTTTCACACCTATCGTTATGACAGCGGTTTAACCGGTTCATCCCGGGGGTATCTGGATAAGACGTTGAAGCTGGCCCTGGGAGATAAAGAAGCAAAGGGGGTGATGGACTCCATTTTTGGTGATGAAGATAACTCTCTGGAAACCATGAAGTTAATGGACTCAGCAACCATTACCGAGTTGATTGCGGGTGAACACCCTCAGTTGCAGGCTGTCGTTCTGACCTATCTTGAACCAGAACAGGCCGCTGAAGTATTGCAGCGATTGCCGGTCGCCTCTCATCAGGATCTCTTGTCCAGGGTCGCAAGACTTGAAGAACTCCACCCTTCCATTTTGCAAGAACTGAACCGGATGTTTGATGACAATATTGGCCGACTGGGCACCAGCCATAACACCACGGTCAGTGGCCTACGACAGGTTGCCGATATTATGAACCGGATGGGGGAAACTACTGTTAAAAATGTCCTGGGCTTCTTTAAAGAGCAGGATAAGAAGCTGGCAGAAAAAATTGAACAACAGATGTTTGTTTTCGAGCACATTGTCCGTCTGGATGAGGATGTATTGCGCAGAATTATCAGTGATGTCAGTCAGGATATTCTGGCGTTGGCGCTTAAGGGCGTGGCTCAGGATGTGATGGATGCCATTCTGGCTACCATGACCAAACGTACTGCAAAGTTTCTTCTGGAAGATATTGAAAACCTCGGTTCTGTCCGTGCCAGCCAGGTGCAGGGCGCAAGGAATGATGTTCTGCGCATCGCTCGGCAGCTGGCGGCCAGTGGCGAAATTGAGCTGAGCTTCAATGATGATGAAGAGATGATCGAGTAATTGCCAAGAGGCTACCATGAAAAACAGAAACAGGATCTGGCAGCCTGAGACAGCAGCCTATAAACGGTTTCAGTTTCCCGTGCATGATCGTAAGTCCATTCAGGAGCACAATGGCGCAGTTTCTACTGAAAGCGAAGCAGGCCCATTTAAAGAAAAAAGTTACCAGACTCACGCTATCAAGCCAGAACCCGCTATCCATAATTCAAATAACGTGCAGAGCTTAGACGCCAACGAAAAAGCGCTGGCAGACAATAATGCTGCAAAGGTACAACATGTTGCAGAGTTGCAAAAAGTTGAGAAGCAAAGCTATCAACGGGGTTATGAAGAAGGAAGGCGTCTGGGGTTTGAGGAAGCCTCCAATAAAGTAGCCAGTCAGGCGCAGCAGGTTTCTGAACAACATAAAGCCTTTCTTGAGAACCTTCATAAAGAACTGGCATCACTTCAGACTGAGCACCTTAAAAATCGTGAACAACTGTCTGTCTGGCTTGGGCAGGTGGTGGAAGAAGTATGCCGTCAGGTGGTTCGTAAGGAGGTCAGTACGCAACAGGGACAAATTGTCGAGATTATTCGCCAGACACTGGATCTTATACCTGAGAGTGATGAGTACTCGATTCTTGTTTGCGGGCAGGATGCAGAGCTTCTCAGAGAGGTGAAACCTGATTTTGGTATTCCATGGCAACTGTCAGTCAGTCATGAGCTGACTCCCGGAGACTGTCGTATTGTTGCCAGTGATGGAGAGGCCGATGCCCGGCTGGAGAGCAGGCTGATGCAATGTCTGGATATTATCCGGGAATCTCTGCCTGCAGACCTGGAGGTGGTCTCTTCATGACGGGGCTGACAATGGATGGTGATAACCTGATCAATCGCTTGCGTTGCGTTCCCGTGGCCACCGTCACTGGCAAGATCGCCTCAATCAATGGCTTATTGCTTGAGGCGACAGGTATCAAATTACCTGTTGGCCAGCTGTGTCGTATTCGCTCACGATCGGGGGGGGAGTTTGACGCAGAAGTGGTTGGATTTAATAAAAATCAGTCTTTCCTTATGTCATTGTCTAATCATCAGGATGGCCTGGCTCCGGGTGACCTGATTATTCCGGCAGCAGCGAATAAAAGTATACCGATCGACAGTGGACTCATTGGACGTGTGATAGACGCCATGGGGCAACCATTGGATAACCGGCCACTGGTTGTCAACGAGCGGATACCTGCTTTGCCTCACCCTATCAATCCAATGCATAGAAGAGCTGTTGATACCCCGCAGTACGTTGGGATCAGGGCAATTGATGGACTGTTAACTTTAGGCCAGGGGCAGAGAGTTGGACTGTTAGCGGGGAGTGGTGTCGGTAAGAGTACATTACTTGGCATGATGACCAGAAACACTCAGGCGGATGTAACGGTGGTCGGGCTTATCGGTGAGCGCTCCAGGGAAGTGAAAGAGTTTGTTGAAAATACCCTGGGAGCAGAGGGGATGGCCCGCACCATCGTGGTTGCTGCGCCGGGTGATGAATCTCCGGTCAGAAGAATTCGTGCAGCTTCCTATTGTCATCGCATTGCAGAGTACTTCCGGGATCAGGGAAAGTCAGTCTTACTGCTGATGGACTCATTAACCCGATATGCCCAGGCGCATCGAGAGGTTGCACTGGCCATGGGGGAAGCGCCTGCCTCACGGGGATTTCCTCCTTCGGTATTCAGTAAAATTCCCATTTTGCTGGAACGCTCTGGCACAGGCTCAGGCAATGGCGCTATTACTGCCGTCTATACCGTTCTGGCGGATGGCGATGACCTGATGGATCCTATAGTAGACAGTGCTCGTTCGGTACTGGATGGGCATATTGTATTGAGTCGGGAACTTGCCGAAAAAGGGCATTACCCGGCCATTGATTTGGACAAATCGATAAGTCGGGTGATGCCCCAGGTGGTGGATGAACGTCACCGGGAAAATGCCGGTCACTTTCGTCGCTACTATGCCAGGTATAACCAATTTCAGGAGCTTATGGCCATTGGTGCCTATCAGGCGGGAGCTGATCTTGAGCTGGATCGTGCCATTGAGCTGCGGCCGTCCATGGAGCAGTTTCTTCAACAGAGCCGCTTTGAACAGGTGAACCCGGAAGATAGCACCCAGCTGCTTAATCGCATGATGTTAAGAAAGGAAGTGTTGACCCATGGCTGATGAGCAGCAGCTTAAGAGTCTCTGCAAAGCGATGGATTGCCAAACCAGACGGCTGCAACAAAAGGTTGCTGTGGCACAAACCGAAGTATTGGCGCTTGATCAGCAGAAACAGCTGATCACTGGTTCTCAACGCAGCAGTGCCCTGAATTTTGGCCATACCGTTAATGCCTTGTCATGCTGGAATCGAAATCAGTTCTCCGCTTTGGTTAACGACGTTTTATTATTACTGGATCAGAAACTAGCCGCGAAGCAGCAGAACTTTGAGCAATTGGAAACCAGCCTTGAAGAGCAGAAGAAAAAAACTCGGGTGCTGGAGCATCTTTCCCATAAGGAACACATCAAAAACAGAAAACGAGCAGATCAACTGATGAAACGTGAGTTGGAAGAAGTCTTACAACGATATTGATACTGGTTTTCCCATAAATAGATGATTGTGATAGCCTGATTGCTGAATGAGCAAAAGCAGGGATCGCATATGTCATTCAGAAAACCGCTTCTGTCCGGTATTTTCACCTCATTACTTTTTGCCCCATTGCTATTTGGCAGCACGCCTCTTTCCGCAGCCCGGCCGTCGATTGAAGAGACCATTAATGATCAGGTTGCCAACTATTTAGATAAGTCTCTTGGCGACTTCCTGCAAGCCTACCCTGATGCCAGCCAATCGATAACGGTAAGACCATTAAAAAAGATCCCCGGACATTGTCAGCAGACTCTGAGGGTTTCCAGACGGTCTGATCATCGTCCACCTGTTGGCCAGTTAAGGCTGAACGTTGAGTGCCCCGGGCAATGGCGACATTATGTGACTGCCGATGTAGATGTTCAGGTTCCTGCGGTTCATGTTCGTAAGGCGTTATCCCGTGGAGATATCATCACTGAAGATGCTTTGCAGCTTCTGAGTGTTTCCTGGGAGAAATTGAGAGGAGAGTTTTTCCAGAAGCCTGAACAGGTATCCGGGCGACAGCTGAGGCGCTCACTGTCAATAGGTAGTCTGGTTTCCGGGAGTGCCCTGGTTCCTGATTATCTGGTTCAGAAGGGGCAAGTGGTCACCATACTGGCGGGGCGTGACAACCTGTATGTTGCCATGGCCGGTATTGCGCTGGAAAGTGGCTTAATGTCTGAGACTATCCGGGTTCGCAATCGCTCCTCAGGAAAGGTGGTGGATGCCCGGGTGATCGCAGAAAATAAAGTCCAGACCGGGTTGTAATATATTTGGATGCTTTTCAGTATGTCATCAGGAAAAATCCGCACATGAAATGGCTAATCATCTGCTGATTAGCTTTTTCTGCAGCGAAATATCAAATCAGCAGATGATTAAATATACGCTTCATTGACTACGTTCATCTGCTGCTTATTTTCTTTTAATTTCATCAGGGATAGATAATGGGAAGAGAGATAGTAAATGCACTGGCACCGGATCAGCTCAGAAAAAACAGCTGGTATCCGGATTATATTCATCTGATGGGGCAGCTATTAACCTGGTGCTACTTGAGTGAGCATGGTCTGCTCAATGAAGAGATACGGTTTAACGGGGATATCTACAATACTGCTGACCAATCATTGATGGCAGGAATAATTTCAGCAGGTCTGTCAGGCGTTTCAGCCTTTCGAAGTGATCCTGTCTGGAATTCAGCGTGGTCAAATTACCAACACTATCTCCAGATTATTCCTTCTTCAGAACTTGAACGACTAACGGCTTCTCTTGCTACAGCAAGGCGACATGGGCTTATCAGGTATGATGAGCTGCCGGATATTCTTTATGGTAAATATCTACAAGTTCGGCCATCCCTGCCCACGGAGGTTAGAGATCTGATGGTCAACCTGTTACCAAAAGACCTTCAGCACAATATTTATCTTTCTGGCGACGGAGCCTTTGGCTTCATGCCTTTACTGAAAGGCCAAAGTATACAGCTGTTCTCTGAACACCCCCAGCCTGAGACAATGCCCTCTCTTATTTCTTTACTGAGTAGCCATGTGACTCTGCAAGAAGGCGACCCGGTCTTGAATCCGGCTTTTTTCCAACATGGCAGGCTTAAAAAATTTTCTTACGGTGTCGGTGTTTTATTGCATGATCACTGCTATAAGGTGAATGAAGTCAGGGATCTATTTGGCCGGTTTTCTTCGGGCATACGTCAGAAGGAAATATTGTTTGTTACTCATATGCTTCACCAATGCAGTGGCTCAATGGTTCTGGTGATCCCTGGTCGTTTTCTCCTGAAAAATACCGCTGAAAGCCGAAACTTCCGGAAAAAATTGATTAAGGATGGACGTCTTTCCGGAGTTATCCGTTTACCTTCCGGTTTATTACCAGGGCGGGCACAGCCCTTGTTTGTTCTTGTTTTTGGGGGGGATACGTCCAATACAATTTGCTTTATCAACAGTGATAACGATTATTTTAAGGCCGTCGCGGTGAAAAGGCGTGGAGAAGCAAAGTATCGATTAAATAGCCCGGATGTGATTGTCGAAGAAATCCGGGATCCCGGAAATACCAGAGTCAGTTATCAGGTAAATTGCACTGATTTATTGAGTGCTGGCGATACCAATTTCCCACTGGATCCGGGCCATTATTTGGGAGCCAATCGTTCCGTGGTTTTTCGTTCCACCGGAGCGGTTTCAGCATTGGACGATGGGTTTGAAATTATTCGGGCCCAGGCGTTGAGAGGTGTGGAGCATCAGCAGGATATCCGGATATTCATGGAAGTGACTGTCAATGATATAAACGATGCCGGATTAGTTGAAGCACCAAAACGTGCTGTTCAGATTGGTCCTGACAAATTGCAAAGAGCGAAAGGGCAGACATTACAAGCTGGCGATATATTGCTGGCGATAAAGGGGCAGGCGGGAAAACTGGCATTAGTTCCAGAGTTATGTGGCAATAACTGGGTTGCTGGCCAGTCCTTTGTTATCTTACGACAAAAGCCTGGTAATGGGCTCCATAGCCCGGTTGTCCTGTTTCGATTTCTGAAGTCTGAGACGGGCCAGAAACTGATTGATTCCATACGTACAGATAATAATGTGCCATTTATCCACAGTCAGGATTTAAAGCAATTACCGGTACCTTGCTGGTCCGACCTGGAGCAGGAGCAGGCCTGTCAGGCCCACGAGGAAGTGTTAAAACTCTATGCCAGGATGAAATTTTTCCGGGAAAAGGCTGAGCTGATTGAGCGGGCAATACTAAAAGAAGTTTTTGATTACCACTGATCGTACGTCATGACACAGGGAAAGATAATTTAAGAATATACGTGCAGCTTTTCATTCTTTATGTCTAGGACTTACGCATTGACAACAGGCTCTAAAATTTGATAATGCCAAAAAACAGATGTCTTCAGGGATGAAAGTGAGAACTACCACTCGACCGACCACTGCACGATGCACTCTTGCAAAATACATTGGCTTTTTGATTAGTGAGCCAAAATCATCAACATGCACAAGACTGGCCGAGGTTACCGACTTTTCTCACGATAGCGCAAACCGCTTTCTTAAGCGTGAAAACTATCAGCCCAAAGATATGTACGATGAAGCAGTCAAAAGTTTAAACCCTATTGGCGGCACCCTGAGCGTTGATGACAGCGTGCTCGACAAACCTTATAGCTACTCCGTGGCACTGGTTGGCCACTTTTGGTCGGGTAAACATCACCGAGTGGTTAAGGGAGTTAACCTCATCACCCTTTATTACACCGACGTATCCGGGCGCCATATGCCGGTGAATTACAGGATATACGACAAATCGGAAGACAAGACAAAAAACGACTACTTCCGTGAAATGTTGATTGAAGTGCTGGTATGGGGGCTGAAGCCAGCGTTCGTTACCGGTGACTCCTGGTACAGCTGCACGACTAACCTGAAGACGATTAAAAACCATCAGACTGGGTTTATGTTTGCCGTTGAGAAAAACAGGACAGTATCACTGGAAAAAGGTAAATGGCAGCAGGTTCAACACCTCGACATCCCCGACAATGGTCTGGATGTATGGCTCAAAGACTTCGGTAAGATCCGGTTGTTCAGGACGATGCTAAAAGACCAGCGTCGCCACTACGTGGTTTACTTGCCAGAGGAAGTCCCTTTTGAACGCAATGACTTCAAGCAGATCCATGACCAGCACTGGCAGATCGAACAGTTTCACAGGGCGATCAAGCAGGTTTGCCATATTGAGCACTTTCAGGTTCGCAGCGAACGACCCGTCAGAAACCATATATTTGCTGCAATTTTAGCTTTTGTTTATCTCCAGAAAATGCAGATAGAGCAGGAGTTTACGAATATTTATCAGCACCAACGGGGGCTGTTTAAAGAGACAATAGGCGCTTTCATTGAGAGTTTTGCAAAGGGGAAGGATCACCTCCTACCAAAATTTATCGGTGTCATCAATGCGTAAGTCCTAATGTCTATAACCCGGTAAAGAAATAATAGAACCTCTCCAGTATTACCGGTGGAGCAGGCATCATGACGGCTTGTTCTCCAGATTATCAACTAAATTCGGTTTCATAACCGCTCCGAACAAGCAAAGACCCACATCATCATTCGAAATAATGATATTAATACGTCAACTGACTTTCAATTATCGGTTGATGGCTAACCCGGTTTCCACTGGACGTCTGGCAGTTTGAGAAGTCGATCCGGCATCGGTGCTGTATTGACTGCAGCCCGACCTAGCCTTGAGATCATTGAAGGCATATCAAAACGCCGGTTAAACCGATAGTTGAACTCTGATAGATAACGGCCCAGATGCTTGGGGTCGAGCTTATGGTAAGTACCGGTAATCGC is a window encoding:
- the flgL gene encoding flagellar hook-associated protein FlgL translates to MRISTGNFNRVMLQVMQQTMTDLAKTSDQLSTGKRILQPSDDAIDTVKILHLNNELTAIGQFENNISSVTGWLQQQDALYSGMNDLLLRARDLLLQASNGTQSNADLKSFATELGSLNESLLSLANYQTADGQYLFSGTTTNQQPVVQSVGDYAYNGNNQYRQVAISGSAQVQITQPGNELFFDNSATPPLDSIFDALTTAVSELNNPVNLPTVLADTIVWVDATMERIGSAQTRSGSDLNLVDRVSESHADIRLFAEQLKSGIENIDMVEATTRLNQQQLILSASQQVYASIKRLSLFNYFA
- the flgM gene encoding flagellar biosynthesis anti-sigma factor FlgM, translated to MSSIKGPGGKKAGAVNSSKVRVEKSAAVDRSPRVAEDRLNVSASAQQIDELFQQLADLDDVNAARIRSVRESIKKGNFPIDYQRLADKILELSDELNSENDD
- the flgN gene encoding flagellar protein FlgN, giving the protein MTTDSKSAGDASALQPSGVDSGLEDLCQKMLGNIQDALALSRKLERVLESVHQKMLERNITALEHSLETQVQLLNMLQMNGALREHYLKHFGLSPDQQGMSHFFLLVNRQQPNTTTVNGTTLDKYWNQLEGSANRCQQINSANGRLLARLSASTRKIIALTFSEQTAATYDQNGLTVNSMAE
- a CDS encoding OmpA family protein; the protein is MKHILHGIVLSLLFQAFFILADDVYPHDLSDTRWHHSGNRFFCSLKNRVHGLGDVSLTAEAGDRETLSIVPDPFSDNDRHVTVSLASSPWQAVTEDRVVAHAQLYEGDPLSIHLNTLTLMKAFQQGKQLKLQITTETSKDVVIQVTPLEVQPVAEQFYRCMDDLLFLSFEEAEHNTLYYSSGKLRLDSGQRELLTHIADYVMADPSVQQITIDAHTDSYGPELANRALSKKRSETVAASLKQMGVSGDKILMRFHGERYPVADNRTKAGRDKNRRVEIWLKR
- the fliE gene encoding flagellar hook-basal body complex protein FliE, which translates into the protein MDIKGLPSDVISPVLAERTSSALPSGHASGSELPEFSHVLKTAMDKVNELQQTASAKMHEVDTGASQDLLGTMISTQKASISFQALLQVRNKAVAAYEEIMRMQI
- the fliF gene encoding flagellar basal-body MS-ring/collar protein FliF; translated protein: MAETVADSPPEASGQEEQVKASWQVYLERARSFIQDNRGYQTIMMVMLAAGIALLVVFWLWSQSADYQPLYGNQELYDVASIVEVLDREGMEYKLHPESGQVLVDAGRLSEARMKLSVAGVQARSPEGLDALNQQELGTSQFVEGVRFLRGLEGELAQTIISLKPVKNARIHLAIPKRSSFIRRQEKPSASVFVSLYAGYRLSSEQIEGIINLVATSVANMNREDVSVIDQSGKLLSSEVLLNNSALGEVSRQFDFKQQVESRYQERISHLLEPLVGPGNYRAQVTASVDFEKVIQTVEQFDPGTAVLRSEQGKERINTGGQARGVPGTLSNQPPEETGPEGDTETSTQSEFVRNYEVDKVVRQVSNQQGRIDKLSIAVVFNEKPDQALGTVSWDQARLESIRQLIIDATGLDQARGDQISIHTAPFVPVASVAPEPLAWWQQPQALYYVKYGSGTLLAVMVLMFLIRPLMKQLTVNLEPPKESLPALVEGGAQDSQEGEENERRILFDETFNLLPPELADFETQITHMRKLSTKQPERVAQVIKLWMSSYD
- the fliG gene encoding flagellar motor switch protein FliG, translated to MTDSTALALRQPTTRDIAILLLSLGEKGAAKVMGHLSQREVRQISASMAAMAPLKRDQVQEVLELFFHTYRYDSGLTGSSRGYLDKTLKLALGDKEAKGVMDSIFGDEDNSLETMKLMDSATITELIAGEHPQLQAVVLTYLEPEQAAEVLQRLPVASHQDLLSRVARLEELHPSILQELNRMFDDNIGRLGTSHNTTVSGLRQVADIMNRMGETTVKNVLGFFKEQDKKLAEKIEQQMFVFEHIVRLDEDVLRRIISDVSQDILALALKGVAQDVMDAILATMTKRTAKFLLEDIENLGSVRASQVQGARNDVLRIARQLAASGEIELSFNDDEEMIE
- a CDS encoding FliH/SctL family protein produces the protein MKNRNRIWQPETAAYKRFQFPVHDRKSIQEHNGAVSTESEAGPFKEKSYQTHAIKPEPAIHNSNNVQSLDANEKALADNNAAKVQHVAELQKVEKQSYQRGYEEGRRLGFEEASNKVASQAQQVSEQHKAFLENLHKELASLQTEHLKNREQLSVWLGQVVEEVCRQVVRKEVSTQQGQIVEIIRQTLDLIPESDEYSILVCGQDAELLREVKPDFGIPWQLSVSHELTPGDCRIVASDGEADARLESRLMQCLDIIRESLPADLEVVSS